ctgtctgtctctctctctctctgtccaacctccacccaacacggacccctacagaagccgcccacattgagcctgggtctgttcgaggtttcttcccgttaaaggggagttcttcctccactgttgctcaatataacatctgatgctgctcatgtgggaattcttgaatccttaattttgaattcctgaatcgttgggtctctctctctctcaattaaaagagtttggtctagacctgctctttatgtaaagcgtcttgagataacgctgttgtgtattggcgctatataaataaagattgattgattgattgattgctgctgcggttctctggcttcatgaatcactaaTATGATGATAAAATGATATAACTCATAAATTCTGTTCCAAGGTTTCCAGGCTGACAAGGATTTCATGATGGGCGCACAACATTATATATCCATCACTGATGTGATTACTGGGCTGGAAGTCAGGACTAAATCAACTTTGTCTTTACGTCACTGAGATGCTGCCTCTGCATCTGTGGAGGCAGCCATATTGTTAATGGCACGATAGAATATCTTGCGTAGTTTTTTAAGCaagtactttttaaaaaactatttcttCTGTGAAACCACAGGGGGGAGCTACAGtactttttatatatacatagttGATGTACTAATGATGAGTTGTATAATTTTCTTAAAGTCACTGGTTATTAATGTTCACATCCATAATTTTTTTTAGGGGCAAAATTACAACATTTAGTTTAAGAAGAAGAGATCCACTATCCTCACCTGCAAAAGCAAGTTGGAAAAGCCAAATGAGACAATTCAAACCAGACATTGTCTTTATTGCCGCACATATATATGTAAACATGAATTGGAGTCATTTGAATTCAGTATTTATATATTAAGGAACAATTTCCTTTTTGTCTAAAGTGGTGCAGTCAAAGTATTCATTTATAGTCATTTATAGTCTTTTGTGGGAATGATGTCTTAAACTATGATGAATTCTGCTGTGTAACATTTGGCAATAAGTTACTTTTTTAACAGGAGTGCGTGTCACAGTACATTTGAAATAAGTCGCCATGCACTGACATTggtctgttgttgctgctgcatctTAAGCAAATATGTCACTTCTACACAGAAAGtagtaagaaaaataaaaaaactactACTAACTAATAAAAACTACTCTTATTATGCTTTTGACGAATGGATGGTACAGTAGATTCGTGCTGCGAGGCCTTCGTCTCCTCTAAAACTCCACCAGGTATGCGCGGGCCTTCATGAGGCGTTTGAGGCGACTCTGCAAAGCAGCCCTCTTGCTGCCAATGTCAAGATCCTCCCTCAGCAAGAACTCTGAATTCTCTTTGTCCTGCATCACCTGCAGCATCTCCCTCTGCAGCTGGGTGGCAAACTCCTGCAACATCTGGTAGCGGATCACCAGCGGGATCTGGTCAGCCAGACGCTGGCTGGCAATctgaaggaggaaagagaaCGTCAAGTTTGAGAGACGAGAGTCGCTGTTCATTGCCTCTGATCACAAATCATCCGTTTAAATTGAAACTTACTTTGTAATATGATTTAAGGTGGAGCATCAGCTCCTGAAGTGTTGCATGATTATCCACTCTGTACACAATACTAAGTATTTGGGGATGTTGTATACGTTTCGgcttgtcttcctcctcctcctcctccctctttctctcactcaaaCTGTTGCTGTAGGTCCTGTCCTGAGAGTAAACAAGCAGCTCCATCTTGAACTGAGTTCTCAGCGTGGATTCAGCAGTGATCTCTTTTTGTTGCTTAATGGATTCAATCTTTGCCTGGAAAATAAGATTATGGTCAGTGTGGACACTGCAGAAAAATTATACATATTAAATGTTGAGAGCCAAAAAATACTGATAACGATTATCAAATCATCTGCATGTCACTATCAAACTCTTAGAAGATGGCTACCTTGGCGGTTTTCATGAGGTTTGGAAATCCAATGAAGCTACACTGAGCCAACTGGATGAACACCCTCCTAACAGCATCTGGAggaaacagaaatacaacaagATACAGAGGCTTTGTTTCCACTTCACTGGTGTTTGTATGATAATACAGGAAAGTGTGATCAGTACAGACACCTTAAACCTGCCATATATCCAATCATATACCTCCTATGTCCTTGAGTCTCTTCACAGCTGGTTCTTCCAGCTGTTTGATCTGCTCCTTGACCATCACCTCAAAGGTCTTGTAGTTGATGAAGCCAGGCAGTTCCCTCCCACGGTACATCTCTTCATacttctccacctctctctcaaTCTTCTTGTTAACTgcaacacacaaatatatttcaGGGTCCTGCTGTTGGACAGCTGTAGACCAGATCCAAATGATCCACTCACAGTTTTGTCCTGAGTGGTCCAGGTGGGCATTCCACTTCCCAAACTCTTTTCTGAGGGTAGAAAAGATGTTGAGCTTCTCTCCACACTTGAGCTCCTCTCCTGTAGTCAGACTGATGGCATCCTGAGTGAATGCTGTCActttctgcagcacacacatcacagcacaaacaaatatttaagaTTCATACACGTCTTTATAGGCGGGTAAATATTGTGTCCTGTGGGGGAGCTCACGTCAATGAGGAATAGGAGTCTCTCAGCTGCCTCAGATGGGGGTCCATTGCCATATCTGTCCAGCTCCGCATGAGTCTGTGCTAGTTTCTCCTCTATCTGTTCTTCCAGTCGAGGCAGAGACCTCTGCAGATCACACAAGAGTCAAAACTTTAACAaaagttaaatatatatatacactactcacaaaaagttagggatattcggctttcgggagaaatttcaggatgaacctaaaatgcattctaacctttccaggtgaacttaatgtgaccttctctaaacctttgaatgcacatgtccaactgttcagtgtttcagtactttttgcacaagttgctgttctctaacaagaagcttaacagcaacattcacaacaggtttgatccatgaatccaccaatacatttcctgcttcagttagaattggtatttaaacagtcctcctcatcctgctgttcacattctgacatcatgagaccaagacgacacctaacagttgatcagcagcacctcaacactggaggcttcaaacaggaagtcctcagacggaggtgttcactgagcttagagggtcacagagtgtcatcaggaggttggaacagtgatacagagactggaagagtcacagaaaggagaggagtggacgtcctttggccacatcccaatttattgaggcaccgaaatttttttgttgtggtatacctaccactgttgttagattttctttcaataaattgtttaaaatgaataaaattaccattgcatgcttctacttaaatgccctactttcatgatataatatcactgtagcattcactttttacattttccatgaatttcacctgaaagtcgaatatccctaactttttgtgagtagtgtatatatatatatatatatatatatatatatatatatatatatatatatatataggcaaatattcatatcatattttatacagtaaatcattgagatgaattaataaaaaccATTTACCTCGATGTGATGCACCAGCTCAAGTGTGAGTTTCTCAGCCAGTTTAGGAACAGTAGCGAGGCCTTCATCATAGAGAGAGCTACAGCAAGAATAAAAAGCTAGTGAGCCCATGCTGCACAACCTCTCACACACTTTGACACTCACAGTTTGTATAATTGCCAAAAAGGAATTCACTTACTGGAAATTGACATGGTCACTGAAGAaggctttctctctttctgttgcttCAGTGAGCGTCACCTTCTCTGTGATCTCCTTCTGACCCCGACACTTGACGATCATGTAGCCCTTCTTCAGGTGGATGACCTCATTATGGACAATGTCCACCACCGTCTCTTCTGTGCCTTTGTCCACCAGATCAGGCTTGGTCAAGatacctgagagagagaaagacagacagtgagctATCTGAAGGTCGATACCTGAGCCGATTGGTCCTTTTCTGAAATCAGCTGTTTACCCAGAGTCCTCTCTCCTTCAGGATCCACCTCCTGGGCCATCTTCAAAGCCTCTGTGGTTGCTATGTCCACGTTGCATGGAACAACCACCAAGCTGATGGTTTCTTGTTTATTGATGAACTTCTGGATCAGCCTCTTTATCTGAAAATAGGAATTTATATTGGACATGAAGTTTTAAGTTGTTCAACTATCGGCAGAGCTTAAGTGTCTTTCTGTTCTCATAAGATGTGAACTAAAAGTCTATAGCTTTGCTCTGTGAGATTCAGCATTGATGCTTTTCCTTGGAATAACTTTCTACCAGAGAAACTGTCCCTGTGTAGTGTAGAATAAACACACCTGGTCTCCAATGTTCTCTGGTTGTCCCTTTACAGCCACCCTGGCGATGCCGGGCAGGTCAATGAGCGTCAGATCTGGAACATCAGGAGAGGCGATCTCCAGACTGATGAGGTCATCACAGATCCCCACCCCGACCCCGGCCATTTCGTCCTgagctggagagacagaggacgtaatgtaaaatgattacaaagaaacaaaagtcTGTTGCTCCTTCATTACTTGGCTTTTGACAATGATATTTAAGAAGACTCTGTACTAGACCTTCTCTTATCTTTTTCTCCACATCTGCAGGATCATCTATGTCTTCCTCACAGGACTGGTAGCTTATCTTTCCGTAccactcctctccttctttctttctcttcatcttcagttCGAGAGGGCATCTTGTCACAATGCCTGAAatgaatgtacagtaaataacaagagagagggacaatTCAAAGTGAATTCCAGTGTGCTTGGTGAAAAGTGGTGAAAGTTTTGTTACTTTCACCACTACTTTGTCATCAGTTATTGTGCAGATCAACTGATCACTTTCATACATTTCATATTCACTGAATGAGCGGTGGTGTAACCCGGGGCACGTCAGCGTCAAAGAACAGCGCTGCACCAAGGATGTTGAACTGCTGGCAGTCGGCCTGCGGCCATACTGCCTGCcgagggagttttcacatgtcaTTGCGTTGACTGTGTTCATCCCCCCCTCGGCCAACGCGGCTGCCGCCTACGAGATCATCCACAGTGTTGTGTCCCAGCTGCAGACATCCCACCCCCAGTCCCTCATCCTCATATCAGGAGACTTTAATCATGCATCGCTGTCTACCACTCTCCCCAAATTCCGCCAGTATGTGGACTGCTTCACAAGAGACAATAAAACCCTGGACTTACTGTATGCAAACACCAAGGAGGCATACAGTTCATCACCCCTCCCCCCGCTGGGCCGCTCAGATCACAACCTGGTGAGACTGCAGCCCATTTACATACCTTTGGTGAAGAAACAACCCCCCACCAAAAGGTATGTGAAGAAGTGGTCTAAGGAGGCCACTGAGGCgctgcaggactgttttcacaccactgactgggatgtgctgtgcagccccCACGGAGAGGACATCGACACTCTGACACACTGCATCACAGACTATATCAatttctgtgtggagaacaccgTACCCACCAGGAAAGTACGGTGCTTCTCCAATAACAAACCCTGGGTGACCTCAGAACTGaaggccctgctgaaggagaagaagagggtctTCAGATCtggggacaaggaggagctgaggagggtgcagaaggagctgaagaagaagatctgggagtgcaaggccagctacaggaccaagatggagagccaCTTGCAGACTAACAATGTAAGGGCAGTCTGGAGAGGACTGAAGACCACCAACCGTTTCCGGTTCCAAAGACAacgcaccccagggagccccaccacttcagacctgtggccctcacttctcacctgatgaagaccatggagaggatcatcctcaaaaacctccgctccctggtgagcccacatctggatccactgcagtttgcctaccaaccgagcactggagaggatgatgcagtcatctacctgcttcacagatccctgactcacctggagaacaccggcagcactgtgagggtcatgttctttgacttctccagtgcattcaacaccatccagccgtcactactcagggtgaagctggaaagagcgggagtggactgtcacctggctgcatggacaacagactacctcaccaacagaccgcagtacgtgaggctccaggactgtgtgtctgacatggtggtctgcagcacagggaccccacaggggacagtactctcccccttcctcttcaccctgtacacctcggacttcagttaCAACTCTGGGAACTGTCACCTCCAGAAATTCTCCGACGACACAGCCATTGTAGGGTCTGTGTCGTCGGAGaggggacgaacaggagtaccgggaaGTCGTCACCaacttcgttgactggtgtgagctaaaccatcttcagctcaacaccagcaagacaaaggagatggtgattgacttccgcaggaagacatcccagactgcaccggtgaacatccagggactggacattgagagggtggagaccctcaaatacctgggtgttcacctcaacaacaaactggactggtctcacaacacagacgtcctgtacaagaagggccaaagtcgtctccacttgctgaggagactgaggtcctttggagtgtgcaggactctgctcaggactttttatgactctgtggtggcgtctgcagtcctctatgcagtggtctgctggggaggagggagcacggagagggacagaaagagactgaacaggctggtcaggagggccgcttctgtcctggactgctccctggactccatagaggaggtgagtgagaggaggacactaacaaaactcaagtccatcatggacaacccctctcaccccctgcatgggactgtgggggccctcagcagctctttcagcagcaggctgaggcacccaccctgcaagaaggaacgctaccgcaggtcatttctcccatcagccatcagactctataacaccagcatcactggctgatgttaatatactgcctaccatccatgtcattccattcctgtctaaagtgtaaatatcctatggtgtaaatatttatttcatttcatcacaaccatatatttatatctatatttatatttatttttgctatttttgtcttttctattgctttgtttttttcactctccctgtttatattgttgctgctgtaacaagaaaatttccccctatgggggatcaaataaagaaagtctaaagtctaagtctaaagtctaaagtctaaagtctaatgTTGATCCATGTCTGCTGTAGGTATCAGATGACACAAAGCGCCTTTATAAAGCAATAGTGCGTCTTCCTCCCCTTGACCAAAATCAATTAAAGCAGCTTCAAATATTGTGTGATAAAGATGGTCTTGACCTACGGCACTCGTGagatttatctatttatttatttgttttaacacCTTTATTGGCCAACAGTCAAACGTCGACACCACACCCCATGAACATGCAAAAGCAGGGATCGCAACAGCAAAATAAGTTACATCTCAGCTCACCAATCAGGTACAGAAAAACCAGCTTATGAAGATGAAGTCACACTGGGTACATATGgtcagcttttctgttttttatatattgGATTGATGAGATGTAGCCTATTGTTTGActtcatatttaaaaagaacaagGTTAGTGATTGGATATCCTAATTATTCTCTTATTATGACTATGATTATGACCCACCGCTTCCTCTGGGCAGAGCCACCCCTGACAGCGCCTCCAGCACGGAGCTCTTCCCCGAGCTTTGGTCTCCAATCACGGCGATAGCAGGCAGCGCCAAGTCCTTCTCCACACCCAGAGAGCGAAGAGAGTCGATGAGGTCGATGCAGGGACGCACCTTCTCCTCATACTGCTGGTTCAGACTGTTCATGGTGGCGGCTTCTGTCTCCTGTGAAGAAATgggctttaaaaaaagaataaacccGCAGAGAAACGTCCTGCTCACTGACTTTAGTGAGTGTTGATCAGACTGCAGGCTGCAGGGACGGAGCTTGTAGCCGGTCACAGAAAACTATAAGCGAAGTTTAGTTTC
This region of Pempheris klunzingeri isolate RE-2024b chromosome 2, fPemKlu1.hap1, whole genome shotgun sequence genomic DNA includes:
- the LOC139208055 gene encoding interferon-induced GTP-binding protein Mx, with product MNSLNQQYEEKVRPCIDLIDSLRSLGVEKDLALPAIAVIGDQSSGKSSVLEALSGVALPRGSGIVTRCPLELKMKRKKEGEEWYGKISYQSCEEDIDDPADVEKKIREAQDEMAGVGVGICDDLISLEIASPDVPDLTLIDLPGIARVAVKGQPENIGDQIKRLIQKFINKQETISLVVVPCNVDIATTEALKMAQEVDPEGERTLGILTKPDLVDKGTEETVVDIVHNEVIHLKKGYMIVKCRGQKEITEKVTLTEATEREKAFFSDHVNFHSLYDEGLATVPKLAEKLTLELVHHIERSLPRLEEQIEEKLAQTHAELDRYGNGPPSEAAERLLFLIDKVTAFTQDAISLTTGEELKCGEKLNIFSTLRKEFGKWNAHLDHSGQNFNKKIEREVEKYEEMYRGRELPGFINYKTFEVMVKEQIKQLEEPAVKRLKDIGDAVRRVFIQLAQCSFIGFPNLMKTAKAKIESIKQQKEITAESTLRTQFKMELLVYSQDRTYSNSLSERKREEEEEEDKPKRIQHPQILSIVYRVDNHATLQELMLHLKSYYKIASQRLADQIPLVIRYQMLQEFATQLQREMLQVMQDKENSEFLLREDLDIGSKRAALQSRLKRLMKARAYLVEF